Genomic segment of Rhodocaloribacter litoris:
ATCGACGTGTATAACCTGGAGGCGTTGTGGGACGGCGGGGAGGTCGTCGAACTGGACCTGGCGCCGTTCCTCGTGCAGGGGCTGGTGCTCCGGGAGAAAGTATTCCGGGCACACGTAGCGGAGCACGACTGGGCACGGTATGCGGACAGGCACGTTGCCGTCCACTGCTCGGCGGACGCCATCGTGCCGGTATGGGCCTACATGCTCATCGCCACGAAGCTGCACGGGGTGGCCCGCTCGGTCGCCTTCGGCCGGGCGGCGGACCTGATCCGCGACCACTTCACGCGGGCACTCGAAGCCGAGGACTGGTCGCGCTATGAGGATCGCATCGTGGTGGTGAAGGGATGCGGGAGCAAGGTGGTGCCGGTCAGTGCCTACCTGGTCGCGGTGCAGAAGCTCCAGGCGGTGGCCCGCAAGCTGATGTACGGCGAGCCGTGCTCGTCGGTCCCGCTATGGCGCCGGCCGGCCGGTGCGGAAACGCCGGCTCGTCCGAGGGCCACGGCCCGTCCCGTCATCCCGCCGCCGGGGGTGCCGGACCGCAGGGAAGAGACGTGACCCCGGCCGGAACGCGATCGCCTGTTTCTCTCCTGTTGCGGAATGCGGCATTCGTTCCCGAAAATCAACGCTCCTTTTCCACATCGCGGGGCACGCATTATGCACAGGATCACCCTGTGGACGGCCGGGCTGTTGCTGGGGCTGTTCACGACCGCCTGCACGAGCGGGGAGCGCCCGGCCGGCGAGGTGGCCGGGGAAGACCCCGAAGCGCGACGGGCCTGGTTCCGGGAGGCACGCTTCGGGATGTTCATCCACTGGGGCGTCTACAGCGTCCTCGGCCGGGGCGAGTGGGTGATGGAGAACGAAAGGATGACGGTCGAGGCATACGAAGAGCTGCCGCCCCGGTTCAACCCGACCGGCTTCGATCCGGCCGCGTGGGTCCGTATCGCAAAAGAAGCCGGCATGCGATACATCACCATCACCGCCAAACACCACGACGGCTTCGGCATGTGGGATTCGGCCGTGAGCGACTACGACATCGTCGACCGGACGCCCTACGGAAAGGACGTGCTCAAGATGCTCGCCGATGAATGTGAAAAACAGGGGCTCAGGCTCTTCTTCTACTACTCACACCTCGACTGGCACCATCCCGACTATTACCCCCGTGGAAAGACCGGACGGCACAGTGCCCGGCCGGATAGCGGCGACTTTGACCGGTACCTCGACTATGTGAATGCGCAGATTGCCGAACTGGCCGGAGGCGCCTATGGCAAGGTCGCCGGCTTCTGGTTCGACGGCTGGTGGGACCAGCGCCGGGAAGAGGGCCACACCGGCAGCACCGAGACGCTCGTGGACTGGCGGCTGCAGGAGACGTATGACCTCATCCACCGCCTGCAACCGCAGGCGCTCATCGCCAACAACCACCACGTCATGCCTTTTCCCGGGGAGGACATCCAGATTTTCGAACGGGACCTGCCGGGCCGGAACACGACGGGCTTCAACGCCGCCGGGATCGGCCGGCTGCCCCTGGAAACCTGCGAAACGATCAATCATTCGTGGGGCTACAACCGGGACGACCGCAACTTCAAGAGCGTGAGAGAACTGATCCACTACCTCGTTCGCGCCGCCGGGCACGACGCCAACCTCCTGCTGAACGTCGGCCCGACGCCGGAGGGCACCTTCCAGCCGGAGGTCGTCGAGCGGCTGCGGGCCATGGGAGCCTGGCTGCGCAAACACGGCGAGACCATCTATGGCACGCGCGGTGGCCCGATGGCCCCGCAGGCGTGGGGCGTCACGACGCGCACGGACCGCCGCGTCTTCGTCCATGTGCTGCAATCCGATGCCCCGGCCCTGCTGACTTTGCCCGGCACCGCCGGGCTTGAGGTCCGCCGGGCCGTTCTCTTCGGCACCGGCACGCCCGTCCCGTTTACGGACGAAAGCGGTGACGTGCAGCTGCAGCTTCCGTCCACCCGCGATTCGCTGGATACGATCGTCGTGCTGGAGGTGTAGTCCATGAATGCGTCCCTGGCACGGCGGCGGGACGGTGCATTGCCTGCTGCGAACCCCGTGGACTTCCCGGGCAGCCCTTCGCGCCTTTGCCCGATGAGTGTTTCCTCCCGGAAAGGTCGTCTTCGGCGGGTGCTCGCGGTGCGCGGGCAGCGCTGGCTCCGACGGGCACGGCGGTTGCCCCCGGCCCGCCGGCTGGAAGCCTTCATCGCCCGGCACCGGCGCTCCATGCCGGTGGTCTTTTTCTTTGGCGGGGTAGCCTGGGACCTGCTCACGCTCTACCGTATCGACGCCGTCTTCGACAACATCCTGCTCTTCACCTACCTCGTGCTGGTCGGGGCGCTCATCCTTACCGGTGCCCTGGTCACGTATGGCGGCTTGCGCGAAACCTGGGCGGTTCGCTACAGCCACTGGTATCCTTCCGCCATCCAGTTTTTCATGGGCGCGCTCTTCAGCGCCTACGTGGTTTTTTACGGCCAGAGCGCTTCGCTCACCGAAACCGCCTTTTTTCTCGTCCTGCTCGTGGCGCTGCTCGTCGGGAACGAGTTCGTGCACCGGCGCACGGCCAACCTCTACCTGCTGCTTTCCCTCTATTTCCTGTGCGTCTTCGCCTTCTTCACCTTCTTCATCCCCGTGGTGGTGAAGCGCATGGGCTACGGCATCTTCCTGGCCAGCGGGCTGCTCAGCGTGGCCGTGACCGGCGGGATGATCGCGTTTTTCGTCTGGCAGCGCGTCTTCCGGAGGCGCGAGGCGCTGTATGCGACGGGCCTGGTGACGGCGCTGTTCGTACTGATGAACGTGTTCTACGTGCAGAACTGGATCCCTCCGGTGCCGCTGGCCCTGCGCGACGGCGGCGTCTATCATTACGCCGGCCGCCAGGGAGACGCCTTCCTCCTGCGCTACGAAAAGCCGCCATGGTACCGTTTCTGGGTCGAATCGGATCAGCCGTTCCGGTACGTCGAGGGGGACACGGTCTATTGCTTCACCGCCATCTTCGCCCCCACGCGGCTCAAGACCGAGGTGTATCACGCCTGGGCCTACTTCGACCCGGCGCGGGGAGGGTGGGTCGAGACGGACCGCATCGGGTACGAGCTCGTCGGCGGGCGGGACAACGGCTACCGCGGCGTGACGCGCAAGCGGCGCGTGTGGCCCGGCCGGTGGCGCGTCGAGGTGGTCACCGGAGAAGGACGGGTCCTCGGGCGGATTCGCTTCGACATCGTGCCCGCCGCCGAGCCCGTACGGGCGTGGGAAGAGGTCCTGTACCGTTGAACCAGGATATTTTCATGTTGAAACATTATTTGTTGTAACGCATTGCACCCCGCTAACGGTAACGTGGAGGGCGGCCGCGATACAGACCGCGTACGATTTGAAACCGCAACCATCAACGGAGACATGATGAAGCACCGCACACACTTCCTGCTCTTGCCGGTCCTTGTAGCCGTGCTGCTGCTGGCCGGCTTTGTGAACGACCGGCCGAAAGCCGTCTACAAGGCCGATCTCGCGCACTCCTACGTGGGGTTCCAGGTGCGTCACCTGGGCGTGAGCAACGTCAAGGGACGCTTCAAGGAATATGACGTCACCCTGGAGATGGAGGGGACGGACCTGCGCACGCTCAAGGCCAGCGGCACGGTCAACGTCAACAGCATCGACACCGGCATCGAGCGCCGGGACAACCACCTCCGCTCGCCGGACTTCTTCGAGGTGGAGACGTTCCCCACGATCACATTCGTGAGCAAGGAGGTCCGCAACATCGACGGCAACGCGTTCGAACTCGTCGGGGACCTGACGATCAAGGACGTGACGAAGGAGGTGATGCTCGAGGCCGAGTTCCTGGGCACGGCCAAGATGGGCGACTCCGAGCGGGCCGGCTTCACGGCCGAGACGACGATCAACCGCAAGGACTTCAACCTGACGTGGGACCGGCTGACGGAGGCCGGCGGCCTGGTCGTCGGGCACGACGTGAAGCTCGTGCTGGAGATCGAGGCGATCAAACAGTGAGGACGAGCGGTTTTCCGATTTCCGGGCCGGTGCGGCGTTTCGCTTGTCGCACCGGCTTTTTTTGTGGCGTGGAAGGTGAGAGGGGGCAGGTCGGGTGGGGGCCGCCCGCAGGGCGCCGAGGGATGCCTCCACGAGGCCGGAATGGCTATTCGCTTTCGGGATGCGGCTCCGGCACGGCAGGCCGGGGCACGGGCGGCGGGTCCGGTTTCCCATTCGTGCGGACCGTTACCACCGGGAGCGAGGTCGACGCCGGTTTCGTACGGATGGAAGGTTTTGCCGTTTGCTCCCGTTGCCGGCGGCGCCGTTTCCGGCGCCATCGGGGGAACCAGACGAGGAAGCCCGTGACCGGCAACGTGGCCGTCAGCAGGCTGGCGAAGAAGGCCAGCAGGCGGCCGGGCAGGCCCAGGATGGCGCCGGTGTGGATGTCGTAGTTCATCCGCAGCAAGCGGTCGCCCGCGTTGCCCTCCTCGAAGCGCTCCTCGGCGATTTCGGCGCCCGTGGCGGGGTCGTACCAGCGCTCGATGCGGCGGTAGAAGGTGCCCTCGTCCGGGTAGACCTGCACCTCGAAGGCGGCGCGCTCGTGCAGCGGCTCGTAGACGACCACGCCGTGGGCCTCCGGGTAGGCGGCGGTCAGCTCCCGGTAGACGGCGTCCAGCGTGCCGACGGCCTCCTCCGGTGCCGTCGGCTGCGCGGCCATCGGCCGCACCTCCTCCGGCAGCGCCTCGCCCCCGGTGGCGAGGCGGTAGACGCCCTCCTTGACCCATTCGAACGAGATCACCAGCCCCGTCAGCGCGATGAAGACGACCACCCAGGAGAGGTAGAACCCGATCACGCTGTGCAGGTCGTAGGTGAGCCGCTTCGGGCTCAGGCCCCAGGTGATCGTGAAGCGCGAGCGCAGGCCCTTCCGCGTGGTCAGCACCTTGCGGTTGGCCGGAAACCACAGCACCAGCCCGCTCAGCAGCAGCACCACGAACACCAGCGTGGCCGTGCCGACGACGATGCGCCCGATCTCGTGCGGCAGCAGCAACGTCGTGTGCAGGTGGACGACGATCGACCAGAACGTGTCGTGGTAGTCGAAGTGCTCCAGCACCTCGCCGGTGTAGGGGTGCACGTAGGCCCCGATCCAGTGCTCGGGATCCTGCCTGTCCCAGGCCCAGACCTGGTGGGTGCGGGCCGGATCGGTGTAGCTGATCAGCATCATGCCGTAGCCGGGGCCGATCGTGGCGCGTACCTGCTCGAAGGCCTCACTCGGCGGCAGCTTGGGGGCCGCCACGGGCTCGACGAACCGCACGTCCCGGTCGAAGACATCCAGCAGCTCCTCCTCGAAGACGTAGAGGCAGCCGGTGATGGCGACGATGAACACGATGAGGCCCGAGCCGAGGCCGAGCCAGAGGTGGAGCTTGCCGATGAACTGTCGCAGGGTCATGGAGCGGGGGGGGTGACGGTGGAGGGGACCGGCGGAACGGACGCGCCCTCCGCCGCCGGAGGCGACGGAGGGCCGTCGGGTGTCAGAAGCGGTAGCCGACGCGCAGGCGGAAGGTGCGCGGGGGCTCGAGCTGCCAGTAGTAGACGTTGCCCCAGCGGGTGCCGGTGTAGAGCGTGGCATCGAGCAGGTTGCCCAGGTTCAGCGCGGCGCTGAAGCGCTCGTTCTGCCAGGAGATCGCACCGTCGAGGCGGAAGTAGTTGGGGAGGCGTTCCTGGCTGCCGGCCGCCGCCCAGTTCGAGGTGCGGTCGAGCTGCCAGCGGTAGCCCAGGCCCAGCCCCAGCCCGCGCAGCGCGCCGTGCCGCAGGCGGTAGGAGAGCCATCCGTTGGTGATGTGCCGCGCCCCGCCGAAGCGATCGCCGATGCGGCTGGCGTCGGTATCCTTCGTGATGGTGGCATCGGTGAGGGCATAGTTCAGCACGAGGTCCAGCCCGGGGGCCAGGCTCCCGCGCAGGTCCACCTCCACCCCCTGCGTCTGCGTCTCGCCCAGCTGGATCGAGAAGTTGGGATTCTCCGGGTCCGCCGTGAGCACGTTCGTCTTGCGGATGCGGTAGACCGCCAGCGTCGAGGTCCATTGCCCGCCCAGCCAGTCGTGCTTGAGGCCGGCTTCCAGGTTGTGGCCGCGGATGGGCCGGAAGGGCGTGCCGTCGGCCCCGGCACCGGCCTGCGGCAGGTACGCCTGATCGTAGAGGCCGTAGAGGCTCGTGCCCGCCACGGGCGAGACGCTCAGCCCCAGGCGCGGGGTGAAGACCTGCTCGTGGACGTCGTTGTCCCGCGAGTCCGTGAAGCGGCCGGCCAGCGTCAGGCGGATCCGATCCTTCAGGAAGCGCGCCTCGTCCTGCACGTACAGCGCCGTGTGGCTCTGGGCGATCGTGTAGTTGGCGCGGTTTCGGAGGCTCTGCGTCTGGTCGAACTGCGGGATGCTCTCGGCCGGCAGGCCGTAGGTGGGATGGTAGATGTTGAAGGGCACGTCCGCGCCGAGGATGCCGTACTGGCCGAACTCGGCCAGGTAGTCCTTGTCGGCCAGATCCAGGCCGGCCAGCAGGCGGTGCGAGACGGCGCCGGTGGCGAACTCGCCGTTGAGGTAGATCTGCCCCAGCCGGTTCTCCAGGTGGCTGTCCCAGAGGCCGTAGCTGCGCTGCATGTCCCCGTCTTCGGTCAGGGAGGCCACCCAGAGGAAGGATCCGTTGACGCGGTAGTCGAAGTAGGCGAGCTGGGCCGTCAGGCGCCAGGCGTCGCTGAAGCGGTGCGTCAGCGTGACGAACGCGTTGTGGTCGTCGATGACGGTGGGGTCGATGGACGGGTCGGCGGCGGTGAAGTCCTCGGGCACCGCCCCCACCTCGAAGCCGTTGGCCGAGAACTGGTAGACCGAGCCGGGGCTGAGCAGCCGGGCCTGCTGGTAGGTGTACTCCGCCGTCAGCGCCGTGCGCTCGTCGAACCGGTAGGTGAGCACCGGGGCGACGGCATAGCGGTGCTGGAAGTCGTGCTTGATGAACGACTCGTTCTGCTGCGCCACCAGGTTGAGGCGGTAGAGCAGGCGGCCGCTGCGGTCCACCCGCCCGTCGAGGTCGAGCGTGGTACGGTAGAGGTTGAAGCTGCCCACGGTGACGTCGACGGCCCGGCGCGTCTGGCCGGTGGGCTTCTTCGTCACCACGTTGTAGAAGCCGGCCGGCTCCCCGTTGGCCATCATG
This window contains:
- a CDS encoding DUF2480 family protein; its protein translation is MEPIVNRVAESDIDVYNLEALWDGGEVVELDLAPFLVQGLVLREKVFRAHVAEHDWARYADRHVAVHCSADAIVPVWAYMLIATKLHGVARSVAFGRAADLIRDHFTRALEAEDWSRYEDRIVVVKGCGSKVVPVSAYLVAVQKLQAVARKLMYGEPCSSVPLWRRPAGAETPARPRATARPVIPPPGVPDRREET
- a CDS encoding alpha-L-fucosidase; its protein translation is MHRITLWTAGLLLGLFTTACTSGERPAGEVAGEDPEARRAWFREARFGMFIHWGVYSVLGRGEWVMENERMTVEAYEELPPRFNPTGFDPAAWVRIAKEAGMRYITITAKHHDGFGMWDSAVSDYDIVDRTPYGKDVLKMLADECEKQGLRLFFYYSHLDWHHPDYYPRGKTGRHSARPDSGDFDRYLDYVNAQIAELAGGAYGKVAGFWFDGWWDQRREEGHTGSTETLVDWRLQETYDLIHRLQPQALIANNHHVMPFPGEDIQIFERDLPGRNTTGFNAAGIGRLPLETCETINHSWGYNRDDRNFKSVRELIHYLVRAAGHDANLLLNVGPTPEGTFQPEVVERLRAMGAWLRKHGETIYGTRGGPMAPQAWGVTTRTDRRVFVHVLQSDAPALLTLPGTAGLEVRRAVLFGTGTPVPFTDESGDVQLQLPSTRDSLDTIVVLEV
- a CDS encoding DUF2914 domain-containing protein, whose product is MSVSSRKGRLRRVLAVRGQRWLRRARRLPPARRLEAFIARHRRSMPVVFFFGGVAWDLLTLYRIDAVFDNILLFTYLVLVGALILTGALVTYGGLRETWAVRYSHWYPSAIQFFMGALFSAYVVFYGQSASLTETAFFLVLLVALLVGNEFVHRRTANLYLLLSLYFLCVFAFFTFFIPVVVKRMGYGIFLASGLLSVAVTGGMIAFFVWQRVFRRREALYATGLVTALFVLMNVFYVQNWIPPVPLALRDGGVYHYAGRQGDAFLLRYEKPPWYRFWVESDQPFRYVEGDTVYCFTAIFAPTRLKTEVYHAWAYFDPARGGWVETDRIGYELVGGRDNGYRGVTRKRRVWPGRWRVEVVTGEGRVLGRIRFDIVPAAEPVRAWEEVLYR
- a CDS encoding YceI family protein — encoded protein: MKHRTHFLLLPVLVAVLLLAGFVNDRPKAVYKADLAHSYVGFQVRHLGVSNVKGRFKEYDVTLEMEGTDLRTLKASGTVNVNSIDTGIERRDNHLRSPDFFEVETFPTITFVSKEVRNIDGNAFELVGDLTIKDVTKEVMLEAEFLGTAKMGDSERAGFTAETTINRKDFNLTWDRLTEAGGLVVGHDVKLVLEIEAIKQ
- a CDS encoding PepSY-associated TM helix domain-containing protein, whose protein sequence is MTLRQFIGKLHLWLGLGSGLIVFIVAITGCLYVFEEELLDVFDRDVRFVEPVAAPKLPPSEAFEQVRATIGPGYGMMLISYTDPARTHQVWAWDRQDPEHWIGAYVHPYTGEVLEHFDYHDTFWSIVVHLHTTLLLPHEIGRIVVGTATLVFVVLLLSGLVLWFPANRKVLTTRKGLRSRFTITWGLSPKRLTYDLHSVIGFYLSWVVVFIALTGLVISFEWVKEGVYRLATGGEALPEEVRPMAAQPTAPEEAVGTLDAVYRELTAAYPEAHGVVVYEPLHERAAFEVQVYPDEGTFYRRIERWYDPATGAEIAEERFEEGNAGDRLLRMNYDIHTGAILGLPGRLLAFFASLLTATLPVTGFLVWFPRWRRKRRRRQREQTAKPSIRTKPASTSLPVVTVRTNGKPDPPPVPRPAVPEPHPESE
- a CDS encoding TonB-dependent receptor, translated to MYRSTLLLVTLLFAVLSPSSLWAQEETGSIRGHVVSADGRPVELINIGLRGTRLGTTTDSTGAFELRGVPPGAYELVVSFVGLETRTVPVVVQAGQVTVLPTITLRETIATLDEITVADRTDTYRVSRASASLRLMTPLLELPQNIQVVTADLLADQQILNMREGVVRNVSGASEAEHWAQFTRVHMRGARIPAFRNGMNVASNWGPLSEDAALIERIEFVKGPAGFMMANGEPAGFYNVVTKKPTGQTRRAVDVTVGSFNLYRTTLDLDGRVDRSGRLLYRLNLVAQQNESFIKHDFQHRYAVAPVLTYRFDERTALTAEYTYQQARLLSPGSVYQFSANGFEVGAVPEDFTAADPSIDPTVIDDHNAFVTLTHRFSDAWRLTAQLAYFDYRVNGSFLWVASLTEDGDMQRSYGLWDSHLENRLGQIYLNGEFATGAVSHRLLAGLDLADKDYLAEFGQYGILGADVPFNIYHPTYGLPAESIPQFDQTQSLRNRANYTIAQSHTALYVQDEARFLKDRIRLTLAGRFTDSRDNDVHEQVFTPRLGLSVSPVAGTSLYGLYDQAYLPQAGAGADGTPFRPIRGHNLEAGLKHDWLGGQWTSTLAVYRIRKTNVLTADPENPNFSIQLGETQTQGVEVDLRGSLAPGLDLVLNYALTDATITKDTDASRIGDRFGGARHITNGWLSYRLRHGALRGLGLGLGYRWQLDRTSNWAAAGSQERLPNYFRLDGAISWQNERFSAALNLGNLLDATLYTGTRWGNVYYWQLEPPRTFRLRVGYRF